A single region of the Ascaphus truei isolate aAscTru1 chromosome 6, aAscTru1.hap1, whole genome shotgun sequence genome encodes:
- the LOC142497740 gene encoding CD151 antigen-like yields MDSVWINSPKAKGRVVPDSCCKTVTQECGLRDHPSNIYKVEGGCITKLETFIRSHLLIIGAVGIGIACVQLFGMIFTCCLYKSLKSEPY; encoded by the exons ATGGACAGCGTCTGGATAAATTCCCCCAAGGCCAAAGGCCGCGTGGTTCCAGACAGCTGCTGCAAGACTGTGACCCAGGAATGCGGCCTCAGAGACCACCCCTCTAACATCTACAAGGTGGAG ggtgGCTGCATCACGAAGCTCGAAACCTTCATCCGCTCCCACCTGCTGATCATCGGAGCTGTGGGCATTGGCATTGCCTGTGTACAG ctTTTCGGGATGATTTTCACCTGTTGCCTGTACAAGAGTCTAAAGTCGGAGCCATACTGA